The Desulfosoma sp. region TGATGGCGGTGATCTGAGGCACCCCGACGCCGGCAATAACCCGGGTGGTACAGATGGATCCAGGCCCTACGCCCACCTTGACCGCATCAGCTCCCGCCTCAATAAGGCTTTCCGCTCCGCCGGCCGTCGCCACGTTTCCGGCCACCACCGGCACCTGAGGATACTCACTTTTGATCCAGCTTACGGTGCGCAAAACATTTCGGGAATGACCGTGAGCGCTGTCCACCACAATTACATCCACTCCCGCCTTGACCAGGGCTTGAACCCGCTCCGGCGTGTCCGCACCGGCTCCCACGGCGGCACCCACTCGCAACCGACCCAAATGATCCTTACAAGAATTGGGATATTTCTTGACCTTCATGATGTCTTTAATGGTGATCAAACCTCGAAGTCGGCCGGTATCGTCCACCACAAGCAGCTTTTCAATACGTCTTTCCTGCAGAAGCTTTTTGGAATCCTCCAAGGATATGCCCACAGGAGCCGTTACCAGATTGTCCTTGGTCATAAGCTCGGAAACCGGTCGTGTCAGATCCGTTTCAAAGCGCAGGTCCCGATTCGTGATGATCCCCACCAGTTGATCGCCTTTGACCACAGGAACCCCCGAAATACGGTACTGGGACATGAGTTCCATCACATCGCCGATGGGCTGATCTGGATGAACCGTGATAGGATCCACGATCATACCGCTTTCCGACTTCTTGACCTTATCCACTTCACGTGCTTGCCGCTCCACACTCATATTCCGATGAATGATCCCAATACCGCCTTCTCGAGCCATGCTGATGGCAGTTTCGGATTCCGTAACGGTATCCATGGCGGCACTGACCAAGGGAATTTTCATGGAAATCCCCGCCGCCAGGACGGTGCTCACGTCCGTTTCCGCCGGAAGAACCTCCGAATAGGCAGGAACAATAAGAATATCGTCAAAGGTCAGAGCTTCCGGAATATGATGCATCATTTTTTCATCCATGAGCTTTCTCCATGTGCTTGGCATCCATTGACATCGGGCGAACCTGTACGTCCACTCTGAGTGTCCAATGTTGTTTTTTCCGTATTTCAATCCAACCGCCAAACCCATTGAGGGGATACACCGCTTTGGGTTGCGGCACCTTGCAAGAGATCCAGGAGAAGACCTTCGAGTAAGCCTGCATCGGAAACAAGCATGTGGAAGGCCCCGAAACAATCCAGAATCTCTTTCACAATCACGACTCCTCCCAAAATAATGTCCTCACGGCCGGGTTCCAATCCCACAAGACCTCGTCGCGCTTCCAGGCTCAAGGAAGCCAGGAACCGGACCGTCTCGGCGATCCATGCTTTGGTCAATGTTCGATTGTTGATGCGATACGGAACATAGGTATCCATGCGTGCTTCCATGGCCGCCAGAGTGGTGACCGTCCCGGCTGTCCCGGCAACGGTCCATTTCTTCCCGGATAGAGAAGCCTTCTGCAGCGTCTCGAAGATGCTTTCCACAGCCGGCTGAAGCACACGACGTGCATGACGAGCAGCCTGATGCACCTGTTCCATGGACACGGGGGCTTCTTGAAAATACGTTTCGGTAAGAGTGGCGGCTCCAAGGAAGACACTGCCGATCCATAAAGGCCATGGGGAGTGTCGATCCACCAGAGCCAATTCTGTGGAGCTTCCTCCCAAGTCAAAGCACACCACAAGATCGTTTTCGGGTTGCAGCACGCTCAGCATGCCTTGAAGAGACAAGGCTGCTTCTTCAGCTTCCGTAAGAATCGACACCTTCCAAGGCGCCATGGCCTGAACCCGGCGA contains the following coding sequences:
- the guaB gene encoding IMP dehydrogenase gives rise to the protein MDEKMMHHIPEALTFDDILIVPAYSEVLPAETDVSTVLAAGISMKIPLVSAAMDTVTESETAISMAREGGIGIIHRNMSVERQAREVDKVKKSESGMIVDPITVHPDQPIGDVMELMSQYRISGVPVVKGDQLVGIITNRDLRFETDLTRPVSELMTKDNLVTAPVGISLEDSKKLLQERRIEKLLVVDDTGRLRGLITIKDIMKVKKYPNSCKDHLGRLRVGAAVGAGADTPERVQALVKAGVDVIVVDSAHGHSRNVLRTVSWIKSEYPQVPVVAGNVATAGGAESLIEAGADAVKVGVGPGSICTTRVIAGVGVPQITAIMECARVARPRGIPVIADGGIKYSGDIVKALAAGADSVMIGSLFAGTDESPGETVLYQGRSYKVYRGMGSLGAMREGSRDRYFQDQVQETTKLVPEGIEGMVPYRGPLASTIHQLVGGLRAGMGYAGCRNLEELRTKTQVVRITSAGLKESHVHDVIITKEAPNYQVDLK